A single Limisphaera ngatamarikiensis DNA region contains:
- a CDS encoding methyltransferase domain-containing protein: MGEPPGDDVLQGRWISELWRLTGRCLWVTFECDSSAKLLAWEQRFLEAGFRKHPLWTALRPFGTDGVQNGVAALVFEKVPAPALERYPLSALRAERDLHMDMLREAGLRSEAHLARYELARRHVREGMVVVDVACGLGYGAAVLAHATGASRVIGVDCSRWAVDYARLNYGSVDRRLHFQVGDARDLSFLADDSVDLVVSFETLEHVPNPDRVLAEFRRVLKPGGIFIGSVPNLWVDSEGRNPVPYHLHVFDFEGFHALVARHFRWRSLFRQNACGGWKPPQPPGLVCISECRPCPEDERNAEWWIAIAERPDSGSEVHPPVSGGQRGQSVEAAPRRIRYPSAGRTSTAVLATNYLLWTPATRWMWERLARELERHGCQLVLLSTTLPDPPVAFPVDLHPYLLRDFARMFPAWVGEGENWHLAPGEAHWLKADMSRVGAGYGMEEALAGLSAFRTYTETWLKELRPAILLLADNTLAQTALLQRRAWDLHLPVLIYERGLLPDTLMVESRGIQAWSDVRTHWCLQEMPGVDPVRYEEIRSYYVTRRPEKYPQPQAPVDPGSLRQQLGVGDRKLVVFLGGGFEANGHSPKGGIRDRVFFPGFSTTEETLLALWRAVQRRGDAFLVFKPHPLDPNPYALARVEGIPVVRDVNVHALIEAADLVAAQYTTLQFEAVFWDKPVLLLARSAWWGRGATYEVTGPEELDVQLDRSMSRQDWERIRERARAFVTWLMDAFLIGAAPEVPARRCLSHFAEYLARVAMDCRGMPPVAERLEKAMRRLEEHRVRL; this comes from the coding sequence ATGGGGGAGCCACCCGGGGACGACGTGTTGCAAGGACGTTGGATTTCGGAGCTCTGGCGCCTGACGGGGAGGTGTCTGTGGGTCACCTTTGAATGCGATTCGAGTGCGAAGCTTCTTGCATGGGAGCAGAGGTTTCTGGAGGCGGGCTTTCGCAAGCACCCGCTCTGGACAGCACTTCGTCCGTTCGGAACGGATGGTGTTCAGAACGGGGTCGCCGCTCTGGTGTTTGAGAAGGTTCCTGCGCCCGCGCTCGAACGGTACCCGTTAAGCGCCCTGCGGGCGGAGCGGGACCTTCACATGGACATGTTGAGGGAGGCCGGCTTGCGTTCGGAGGCCCACCTGGCGCGGTACGAATTGGCACGACGGCACGTTCGGGAGGGCATGGTGGTTGTGGATGTTGCCTGCGGGCTCGGATACGGCGCGGCTGTTTTGGCCCATGCCACCGGTGCATCCCGGGTCATTGGTGTGGATTGCAGTCGTTGGGCCGTGGATTATGCCCGACTGAATTACGGAAGTGTGGATCGTCGGCTGCACTTTCAGGTGGGGGATGCGCGAGATTTGAGCTTCCTGGCTGACGACTCGGTGGACCTGGTGGTCAGCTTTGAAACCCTGGAGCATGTGCCGAATCCCGACCGTGTATTGGCAGAGTTTCGGCGGGTGCTCAAGCCGGGGGGGATTTTCATCGGATCGGTGCCCAATCTTTGGGTGGATTCGGAGGGGCGGAATCCGGTGCCCTATCATCTGCATGTATTTGATTTCGAGGGTTTCCATGCGCTGGTGGCCCGGCATTTTCGGTGGCGCAGTCTTTTTCGACAGAATGCCTGTGGCGGGTGGAAGCCGCCACAGCCACCGGGGCTGGTGTGCATTTCCGAATGTCGACCATGTCCGGAGGATGAGAGAAACGCAGAGTGGTGGATCGCCATTGCTGAAAGACCGGACTCCGGGAGCGAAGTGCATCCGCCTGTCTCCGGGGGTCAGAGGGGTCAATCGGTCGAGGCCGCCCCTCGAAGGATCCGGTATCCGAGTGCGGGCCGGACCTCGACCGCGGTGCTTGCCACGAACTATTTGTTGTGGACCCCTGCGACCCGGTGGATGTGGGAGAGGCTGGCGCGGGAGCTGGAGCGTCACGGTTGTCAGCTTGTATTGCTGTCCACGACCCTGCCGGACCCGCCGGTTGCATTCCCGGTGGATCTTCATCCGTATTTGCTCCGGGATTTTGCGCGAATGTTCCCGGCGTGGGTTGGTGAGGGCGAAAACTGGCATCTGGCTCCCGGAGAGGCTCATTGGCTCAAAGCGGACATGAGCCGTGTGGGTGCGGGGTACGGTATGGAGGAGGCATTGGCCGGTCTGAGTGCATTTCGGACCTATACGGAGACGTGGTTGAAGGAGTTGCGGCCGGCCATTTTGTTACTGGCGGACAACACCCTGGCGCAGACCGCCCTGCTCCAGCGTCGGGCCTGGGACCTCCATCTGCCCGTGTTGATTTACGAACGGGGGCTGCTCCCCGACACGTTGATGGTGGAGAGTCGAGGGATCCAGGCCTGGTCGGACGTTCGCACCCACTGGTGTCTGCAGGAGATGCCGGGTGTGGACCCGGTGCGATATGAAGAGATCCGCAGTTACTACGTAACACGGCGGCCGGAGAAGTACCCCCAACCGCAGGCGCCGGTTGACCCCGGTTCGCTGCGGCAGCAACTGGGTGTGGGGGATCGAAAGTTGGTGGTTTTCCTGGGCGGCGGCTTTGAGGCCAACGGGCATTCCCCCAAAGGGGGCATTCGGGATCGCGTGTTTTTCCCCGGTTTCTCGACGACCGAGGAAACATTGCTGGCGTTGTGGCGTGCGGTCCAACGTCGGGGGGACGCGTTCCTGGTGTTCAAGCCGCACCCGCTGGATCCCAATCCCTACGCGCTGGCCCGCGTGGAGGGGATCCCGGTGGTTCGGGATGTGAATGTTCATGCCTTGATTGAGGCGGCTGATCTCGTTGCGGCGCAGTACACGACGCTACAGTTCGAGGCTGTGTTTTGGGACAAGCCGGTGCTGTTGCTGGCGCGGAGTGCGTGGTGGGGGCGAGGGGCCACGTACGAGGTGACGGGCCCGGAGGAGCTGGACGTGCAGTTGGATCGGAGTATGAGCCGGCAGGATTGGGAGCGGATTCGGGAGCGGGCGCGGGCGTTTGTGACGTGGTTGATGGATGCGTTTTTGATCGGGGCGGCTCCCGAGGTGCCTGCCCGGCGTTGTTTGTCCCATTTTGCCGAATACCTGGCGCGGGTGGCGATGGACTGTCGGGGTATGCCGCCGGTGGCAGAGCGCCTGGAAAAGGCCATGCGGCGGTTGGAAGAGCATCGAGTTCGGTTGTGA